One window of Triplophysa rosa linkage group LG10, Trosa_1v2, whole genome shotgun sequence genomic DNA carries:
- the xpo1b gene encoding exportin-1, with product MPAIMTMLADHAARQLLDFNQKLDINLLDNVVNCLYHGAGPQQRMAQEVLTHLKEHPDAWTRVDTILEFSQNMNTKYYALQILETVIKTRWKILPRNQCEGIKKYVVGLIIKTSSDAANVEKEKVYIGKLNMILVQILKQEWPKHWPTFISDIVGASRTSESLCQNNMIILKLLSEEVFDFSSGQMTQVKAKHLKDSMCNEFSQIFQLCQFVMENSQNAPLVHATLETLLRFLNWIPLGYIFETKLISTLVYKFLNVPMFRNVTLKCLTEIAGVSVSQYEEQFVSLFTLTMMQLKQMLPLNTNIRLAYSNGKDDEQNFIQNLSLFLCTFLKEHGQLIEKRLNLRETLMEALHYMLLVSEVEETEIFKICLEYWNHLAAELYRESPFSTSASPLLSGSQHFDVPPRRQLYLPVLSKVRMLMVSRMAKPEEVLVVENDQGEVVREFMKDTDSINLYKNMRETLVYLTHLDYADTERIMTEKLHNQVNGTEWSWKNLNTLCWAIGSISGAMHEEDEKRFLVTVIKDLLGLCEQKRGKDNKAIIASNIMYIVGQYPRFLRAHWKFLKTVVNKLFEFMHETHDGVQDMACDTFIKIAQKCRRHFVQVQVGEVMPFIDEILNNINTIICDLQPQQVHTFYEAVGYMIGAQTDQAVQEHLIEKYMLLPNQVWDSIIQQATKNVDILKDPETVKQLGSILKTNVRACKAVGHPFVIQLGRIYLDMLNVYKCLSENISAAIQTNGEMVTKQPLIRSMRTVKRETLKLISGWVSRSNDPQMVGENFVPPLLDAVLIDYQRNVPAAREPEVLSTMATIVNKLGGHITGEIPQIFDAVFECTLNMINKDFEEYPEHRTHFFYLLQAVNSHCFPAFLAIPPAQFKLVLDSIIWAFKHTMRNVADTGLQILYTLLQNVAQEDAAAQSFYQTYFCDILQHIFSVVTDTSHTAGLTMHASILAYMFNLVEEGKISVVLNPSNPVNNQVFIQEYVANLLKSAFPHLQDAQVKVFVTGLFSLNQDIPAFKEHLRDFLVQIKEFAGEDTSDLFLEEREASLRQSQEEKHKLQMSVPGILNPHEIPEEMCD from the exons ATGCCAGCAATTATGACAATGTTAGCCGACCATGCAGCCAGACAGCTGCTGGACTTTAACCAGAAACTGGATATCAACCTGCTGGATAATGTGGTCAACTGCTTGTACCATGGAGCGGGGCCACAG CAAAGAATGGCCCAAGAGGTGCTCACACACTTGAAGGAGCACCCAGACGCGTGGACACGAGTTGACACCATTCTGGAGTTCTCTCAGAATATGAACACTAAA TACTATGCTCTGCAGATTCTGGAAACAGTTATTAAAACAAGATGGAAGATTCTGCCCAGAAACCAATGTGAAG GCATCAAAAAGTATGTTGTGGGGCTCATTATCAAGACTTCATCAGATGCCGCCAATGTTGAG AAAGAGAAGGTGTACATTGGAAAACTCAATATGATATTAGTACAG atttTGAAGCAGGAGTGGCCGAAACACTGGCCCACATTTATTAGTGACATTGTTGGAGCGAGCCGCACCAGTGAAAGCCTGTGCCAGAACAACATGATCATTCTGAAGCTCCTCAGCGAGGAGGTGTTTGACTTCTCTAGTGGGCAGATGACACAGGTGAAGGCCAAACACCTAAAGGACAG CATGTGCAACGAGTTCTCTCAGATATTCCAGCTGTGCCAGTTTGTGATG GAAAATTCCCAGAATGCCCCACTGGTGCATGCTACTTTAGAAACACTGCTGAGGTTTCTAAACTGGATTCCATTGGGTTATATCTTTGAAACTAAACTCATCAGTACTTTGGTATACAAG TTCCTAAATGTGCCAATGTTCCGCAATGTGACGCTGAAGTGCTTGACTGAGATCGCAGGGGTCAGCGTGAGCCAGTACGAGGAGCAGTTTGTCAGTCTTTTCACTTTGACCATGATGCAGCTCAAACAG ATGCTTCCCCTGAACACCAATATTCGACTGGCATACTCAAATGGTAAAGACGATGAGCAAAACTTCATTCAGAACCTCAGCCTGTTCCTCTGCACCTTCCTCAAAGAGCACGGACAGCTTATAGAGAAGAGACTAAACCTCAGAGAGACTCTCATGGAG GCACTGCATTACATGTTGCTGGTGTCAGAGGTGGAGGAAACTGAGATCTTTAAGATCTGTTTAGAGTACTGGAACCACCTGGCTGCTGAGCTCTATAGAGAAAGCCCCTTCTCCACTTCtgcatctcctctcctctcagGGAGCCAACACTTTGATGTACCGCCCCGCAGACAACTGTACCTACCTGTGCTGTCCAAG GTGCGTATGTTGATGGTGAGTCGCATGGCCAAGCCAGAAGAAGTTCTGGTTGTTGAGAATGATCAGGGGGAGGTGGTTCGGGAATTCATGAAGGATACGGACTCCATAAACCTTTACAAGAATATGAGAGAGACACTTG TCTATCTGACCCATTTGGACTATGCCGATACGGAGCGTATCATGACAGAGAAACTTCATAATCAGGTGAACGGTACTGAGTGGTCCTGGAAGAACTTAAACACGCTGTGCTGGGCCATTGGCTCCATCAGTGGAGCCATGCATGAAGAAGATGAGAAGAGGTTCCTTGTCACAGTCATAAAG GACCTGCTGGGTCTATGCGAGCAGAAGAGAGGCAAAGACAACAAGGCTATTATCGCCTCAAACATCATGTACATAGTGGGCCAGTACCCTCGATTTCTACGCGCTCACTGGAAATTCCTGAAGACTGTGGTCAACAAATTGTTCGAGTTCATGCATG AAACCCACGATGGAGTTCAAGACATGGCATGTGACACGTTCATTAAGATCGCTCAGAAGTGCAGAAGGCATTTCGTGCAGGTGCAGGTGGGAGAGGTGATGCCCTTCATTGATGAGATCCTTAACAATATCAACACCATCATCTGTGACCTGCAGCCCCAGCAG GTGCACACGTTTTATGAAGCTGTCGGCTACATGATTGGAGCGCAAACTGACCAGGCTGTGCAGGAGCACTTGATCGAGAAATACATGCTGTTGCCCAACCAAGTGTGGGATAGCATCATTCAGCAGGCCACCAAG AATGTGGACATCCTGAAGGATCCAGAGACTGTAAAGCAGTTGGGAAGCATTCTGAAGACCAATGTTAGGGCATGCAAAGCTGTGGGACACCCCTTTGTTATTCAGTTAGGCCGAATCTACCTGGACATGCTTAATGTATACAAGTGCCTCAGTGAGAACATCTCTGCTGCCATCCAGACCAATG GTGAGATGGTGACCAAGCAGCCTTTGATCAGGAGCATGCGAACAGTGAAGAGAGAGACACTGAAGCTGATCTCAGGCTGGGTCAGCCGCTCCAATGATCCACAGATG GTGGGGGAGAATTTTGTCCCTCCGCTGTTGGACGCTGTGCTCATAGATTACCAGCGCAATGTCCCGGCAGCACGGGAACCGGAAGTTCTCAGTACCATGGCAACGATAGTAAACAAACTGGGTGGACACATTACAGGAGAGATCCCACAGATATTTGATGCTGTGTTCGAGTGCACATTAAACATGATCAACAAA GACTTTGAGGAATACCCAGAACACCGGACACATTTCTTCTACCTGCTGCAGGCGGTGAACTCTCACTGTTTCCCAGCATTCTTGGCCATCCCACCAGCCCAGTTTAAACTTGTGCTTGACTCTATTATATGGGCTTTTAAACACACCATGAGAAACGTGGCAGACACTG GTCTGCAGATTCTCTACACGCTTCTGCAGAATGTGGCCCAGGAAGATGCAGCGGCACAGAGCTTTTATCAGACTTACTTCTGTGACATCCTGCAACACATCTTCTCCGTTGTCACAGATACATCACACACAGCTG GTTTGACCATGCACGCATCTATTCTTGCCTACATGTTTAACCTTGTTGAGGAAGGAAAAATCAGTGTGGTTTTGAATCCCTCAAATCCAGTCAACAACCAGGTGTTCATCCAGGAGTATGTGGCCAACCTGCTAAAATCAGCATTCCCACATTTACAGGA tGCCCAAGTAAAAGTGTTTGTAACTGGCCTGTTCAGTTTAAACCAAGACATCCCAGCATTCAAGGAACACTTGAGGGATTTCCTTGTGCAGATCAAG